The following are from one region of the Takifugu rubripes chromosome 16, fTakRub1.2, whole genome shotgun sequence genome:
- the LOC105417521 gene encoding interphotoreceptor matrix proteoglycan 1-like: MPSLFLLQGLVLVSEVSTPHGIDSGLFESLGEPTEEPTAVPADEDQEESENRDESYSSISIADLLVDPTDTAAIWENQLLEQGSGFTSVEEEPLAVTAPPPLTYLTTPTMTKASHGRELVVFFSLRVTNLQFSEDLFNRTSSEYRSLENTFLDLLLPYLQANLTGFKNLEILNFRQGSVVVNSKVKFAKMVPYNVTEAVRCVLEEFCSTASKNLHIQIDTRSLDIEPADQADACKFLACDRFSRCVVNGWTKEARCLCRPGYVSVDGLTCQSLCDLRPDYCRGGRLLHRS, encoded by the exons ATGCCTTccctgttcctcctgcagggtcTGGTCCTTGTGTCTGAGGTATCTACACCACATGGCATCGACTCTGGACTCTTTGAGTCTTTAGGGGAGCCAACAGAGGAACCAACAGCAGTTCCTGCTGATGAAGACCAGGAGGAATCTGAGAACAGAGATGAAAGTTACTCAAGTATCAGCATAGCAGACCTGCTGGTGGATCCGACTGACACGGCAGCCATATGGGAAAACCAGTTGCTGGAGCAGGGGAGTGGCTTcacctctgtggaggaggagcctcTTGCCGTGACCGCCCCACCTCCACTAACATACCTGACTACTCCCACCATGACCAAAGCCAGCCACGGCAGAGAGCTGGTGGTGTTCTTCAGCCTCCGAGTCACCAACCTGCAGTTCTCTGAGGACCTTTTCAACAGGACATCTTCCGAGTACAGATCCCTGGAGAACACCTTCTTAGACCTG CTGCTGCCATACCTGCAGGCCAACCTGACGGGATTCAAGAACCTGGAGATCCTGAACTTCAGGCAGGGCAGTGTGGTCGTCAACAGCAAGGTCAAATTTGCCAAGATGGTGCCGTACAACGTCACGGAGGCCGTCCGCTGCGTCCTGGAGGAGTTCTGCTCCACCGCCTCCAAGAACCTGCACATCCAGATCGACACGCGCTCCTTAGATATCGAACCAG ctgatCAGGCCGACGCCTGCAAGTTCCTGGCGTGCGACCGGTTTTCCCGTTGTGTGGTGAACGGGTGGACCAAGGAGGCCCGGTGTCTGTGCAGGCCCGGGTACGTGTCCGTGGACGGCCTGACCTGTCAGAGTCTGTGTGACCTGCGGCCCGACTACTGCCGGGGGGGGCGACTGTTACATCGTTCCTGA